The following proteins come from a genomic window of Proteiniphilum propionicum:
- a CDS encoding DMT family protein, protein MNYLLTIGLLVVSNVFMTLAWYGHLKLAENSWFGKLPLIGVIVISWLIAFFEYCFQVPANRLGFEGNGGSFSLLQLKVIQEVITLLVFVIFSSLAFQTQIRMNHLIGFLFLVLAVYFIFKQ, encoded by the coding sequence ATGAATTATTTGCTTACTATCGGACTTTTGGTTGTTTCCAATGTTTTTATGACACTGGCATGGTATGGTCATCTGAAGCTGGCTGAAAATAGCTGGTTTGGCAAATTGCCGCTCATCGGCGTCATCGTAATCAGCTGGCTTATCGCCTTTTTTGAATACTGTTTCCAGGTGCCCGCCAACCGTCTCGGATTCGAAGGTAACGGAGGCAGCTTTTCGCTGTTGCAGCTGAAAGTCATTCAGGAGGTGATCACGCTTCTGGTGTTTGTGATCTTCTCTTCCCTTGCATTTCAGACCCAGATCAGGATGAATCACCTGATTGGGTTTCTGTTTCTGGTGCTGGCTGTCTATTTCATTTTTAAGCAGTAG